Proteins found in one Brachyspira murdochii DSM 12563 genomic segment:
- a CDS encoding ribosomal-processing cysteine protease Prp, producing the protein MASFVHIVYNSNSIMKCITVEGHAGIKKFGEGYEVCIALSVLTQAMYKALLSTIGKKFLQYKKDDGLLSLELINFDKLDTDKIKEYELVSNGYLIGIKSLIKEYPDFIKYKEEYKNGT; encoded by the coding sequence ATGGCTTCTTTTGTTCATATAGTTTATAATAGTAATTCTATTATGAAATGTATAACAGTTGAAGGTCATGCTGGTATAAAAAAGTTCGGCGAAGGTTATGAGGTTTGTATAGCTTTAAGCGTACTTACTCAGGCTATGTACAAAGCCCTTTTATCAACTATTGGAAAAAAATTCCTGCAATATAAGAAAGATGACGGGCTTTTAAGTTTAGAGTTAATCAATTTTGATAAGCTTGATACTGATAAAATAAAAGAATATGAATTAGTTAGTAATGGATATTTGATAGGTATAAAATCTTTAATTAAAGAGTATCCTGATTTTATAAAATATAAAGAGGAGTATAAAAATGGCACATAA
- a CDS encoding toxic anion resistance protein: MENNNNENQLNNTEENQSNNQNGMTADNHQNTVPNNMQNAYNQQSMTVNNMQTPMTNSIPMQNTMPNNMQNFQNNTQPIMNYQPQNAAAEVLNHMNNQFSNEDLQKINELSNSINLKDSVSIMSYGSAAQNKMIQFSENTLSNVMNKDLGEVGEAITDVITELKGFDIESETKGKGLFGFFKKAGNNLGKLKTKYTNVETNIDNIVKTLEAHQRNLLKDISILDQMYNYNLEYLKELEIYIEAGKQKLNQLTANEIPALEAKAMTSNSPQDAQMARDIKDLANRFEKRIHDLELTRAISVQTIPQIRLVQNNNVIMTEKIQSTISNTIPLWKNQMVLAIGLHHSNEAAKAQRAVTDTTNELLRKNAEMLKTSTVETAKESERGIVDIETLKYTNEQLISTLDEVMKIQTEGREKRKAAEAELRNIENELKAKILNISKN; the protein is encoded by the coding sequence ATGGAAAATAATAATAACGAAAATCAACTAAACAATACAGAAGAAAATCAATCTAATAATCAAAACGGCATGACAGCCGACAATCATCAAAACACAGTACCTAACAACATGCAAAACGCATATAATCAGCAAAGCATGACAGTTAATAATATGCAAACCCCAATGACTAATAGCATTCCTATGCAAAATACAATGCCTAACAATATGCAGAACTTTCAAAATAATACTCAGCCTATTATGAATTATCAGCCGCAGAATGCTGCAGCAGAAGTATTGAATCATATGAATAATCAATTTTCTAATGAAGACTTGCAAAAGATAAACGAATTATCAAACAGTATAAATCTAAAAGATTCAGTATCAATAATGTCATATGGTTCGGCTGCTCAAAACAAAATGATTCAGTTTTCTGAAAATACTTTAAGCAATGTTATGAATAAGGATTTAGGCGAAGTTGGAGAGGCTATTACTGACGTTATAACAGAACTTAAAGGTTTTGATATAGAAAGTGAAACTAAAGGAAAAGGACTATTCGGATTTTTCAAAAAAGCTGGAAATAATTTAGGTAAATTAAAAACCAAATATACAAATGTTGAAACTAATATTGACAATATAGTAAAAACATTGGAAGCACATCAAAGAAACTTACTAAAAGATATAAGCATTTTGGATCAGATGTATAATTATAACTTGGAATACTTAAAAGAATTAGAAATATATATAGAAGCAGGAAAACAAAAACTCAATCAATTAACAGCTAATGAAATACCTGCACTAGAAGCCAAAGCTATGACAAGTAATTCCCCTCAAGATGCTCAAATGGCAAGAGATATTAAGGATTTGGCAAACAGATTTGAAAAAAGAATACATGACCTAGAACTTACTAGAGCAATATCTGTACAAACTATACCTCAAATACGTTTGGTACAGAATAATAATGTTATAATGACAGAAAAAATACAGTCTACTATATCAAATACTATACCTCTTTGGAAAAATCAGATGGTTTTAGCTATAGGGCTTCATCATTCTAATGAGGCAGCAAAAGCACAGAGGGCTGTTACTGACACTACAAATGAACTATTAAGAAAAAATGCTGAAATGCTAAAAACTTCTACTGTAGAAACAGCAAAAGAATCAGAAAGAGGAATAGTTGATATTGAAACATTAAAATATACAAATGAACAGCTTATATCTACTTTAGACGAGGTAATGAAAATACAAACAGAAGGCAGAGAAAAAAGAAAAGCTGCTGAGGCAGAATTAAGAAATATAGAAAATGAACTTAAAGCAAAAATATTAAATATATCAAAAAATTAA
- a CDS encoding DNA methyltransferase family protein yields the protein MYNSFYNQKYDFKEITYSKSFPNLHKYPAAMLPQIGIEILNELNIKNGKLLDPYCGSGSSFISALESNIYNFEGYDYNPLAILICKVKFTKIDINMLIKEYNLIKNKINSKNYFDSVKDKLYDYIPTFKNMEYWYSENVKIKLALLKCIISDIKNNDNIKDFILLTFLETVRTFSYTRNNEFKLYRIKNEDIISFNEDVNSYFLTRLMTNIEFYKNYYYKYFNNKINAVFYNEAFSNKEKKFNVVLTSPPYGDSKTTVAYGQFSFFANLWLGNNDARKIDNMLMGGKNKKQLLNDSIISEQIYNINKIDKKRALEVSSFYIDLRDSIKIVSNSILDGGYAIYIVGNRVVKNEYLNTDKFIAESFERENLKHLFTYKRIISNKRMPLKNSPTNKKGLLSNTMTEEFIVVLRKS from the coding sequence ATGTATAATTCTTTTTACAATCAAAAATATGACTTTAAAGAAATTACATATTCTAAATCATTTCCCAATTTACATAAATATCCAGCTGCTATGCTTCCTCAAATAGGTATAGAAATATTAAATGAGTTAAACATAAAAAATGGTAAATTATTAGATCCATATTGTGGCAGTGGTTCCTCTTTTATATCAGCATTAGAATCTAATATATACAATTTTGAAGGATATGACTATAACCCATTGGCAATACTAATATGCAAAGTAAAATTTACTAAAATAGATATAAATATGCTCATTAAAGAATATAATCTTATAAAAAATAAAATTAATAGCAAAAATTATTTTGATAGTGTAAAAGATAAATTATATGACTACATTCCAACTTTTAAAAATATGGAATATTGGTACTCAGAAAATGTAAAAATAAAACTTGCATTGCTAAAGTGTATAATTTCGGATATTAAAAATAATGATAATATTAAAGATTTTATATTGCTTACATTTTTAGAAACAGTTAGAACATTTTCTTATACAAGAAATAATGAATTTAAATTATATAGAATAAAAAATGAAGATATAATATCTTTTAATGAAGATGTTAATTCTTATTTTTTAACTAGATTAATGACTAATATAGAATTTTATAAAAATTATTATTATAAATATTTTAATAATAAAATTAATGCTGTATTTTATAATGAAGCCTTTTCAAATAAAGAAAAAAAATTTAATGTTGTATTAACTAGTCCTCCTTATGGAGATAGTAAAACTACTGTTGCATATGGTCAATTCTCTTTCTTTGCTAATTTATGGCTTGGTAACAATGATGCTAGAAAAATAGATAATATGCTAATGGGAGGAAAAAATAAAAAACAATTACTAAATGATTCTATAATATCAGAACAAATTTATAATATTAATAAGATAGATAAAAAAAGAGCTTTAGAAGTATCATCATTTTATATTGATTTAAGAGATTCAATTAAAATTGTTTCAAACAGCATACTTGATGGAGGTTATGCTATATATATTGTTGGAAATAGAGTTGTAAAAAATGAATATTTAAATACTGATAAATTTATAGCTGAGAGTTTTGAAAGAGAAAATCTAAAACATTTATTTACTTATAAAAGGATAATAAGCAACAAAAGAATGCCGCTTAAAAATTCTCCAACAAATAAAAAAGGATTATTATCAAATACTATGACAGAAGAATTTATAGTTGTACTTAGAAAAAGCTAG
- a CDS encoding DUF2271 domain-containing protein — protein sequence MKKLIIFMIFISFYANENYAQSSSKKVNISFDYTKRAGYSSNQIAVWAEDDKGNYITTIYITDFTGRREGWKRRPQSLNNWQIKADAVNLDKRIVDAVSKSTPKTGKVNIVWDCKDSKGRAVKNGTYKIVVEATIYQDNNVLYTSYINIGNNAETKKSEAKYSKEEAKTIDIIKNVTVSFIP from the coding sequence ATGAAAAAACTTATAATATTTATGATTTTTATATCTTTTTATGCAAATGAAAATTATGCTCAAAGTTCTTCTAAAAAAGTTAATATTAGTTTTGACTATACCAAAAGAGCTGGATATTCAAGCAATCAAATAGCTGTTTGGGCAGAAGATGATAAGGGTAATTATATAACTACTATATATATCACAGATTTCACTGGAAGAAGGGAAGGCTGGAAGAGAAGACCTCAGTCTTTGAATAACTGGCAGATTAAAGCTGATGCTGTTAATTTAGATAAAAGAATAGTTGATGCAGTGTCAAAATCTACACCTAAAACTGGTAAAGTTAATATAGTTTGGGACTGTAAAGATTCAAAGGGTAGGGCAGTTAAAAATGGAACATATAAAATAGTTGTGGAAGCCACAATATATCAGGATAATAATGTGCTTTACACTTCTTATATAAATATAGGAAATAATGCTGAGACCAAAAAGTCAGAGGCTAAATATTCTAAAGAAGAGGCTAAAACTATTGATATAATAAAAAATGTTACTGTAAGTTTTATTCCTTAA
- a CDS encoding 5-bromo-4-chloroindolyl phosphate hydrolysis family protein — MARDEDDIIFQKLRQNVQRNFPREDDKNNYSMNNYKNENYSNKDSLIILETQRNVEKITDLSKKINDAELTPALKEMISILEEMVNYSKVNKEGEKKLEKINEYHLPTAVKMLNSYIDFCNFPVKNANMEKTAQEIEDVIIKLNEALKSMLVEMNQNKLMDINSDIDVLKTMLEKDGL, encoded by the coding sequence ATGGCAAGAGATGAAGATGATATTATTTTTCAAAAATTAAGGCAGAATGTTCAAAGAAATTTCCCAAGAGAAGATGATAAAAATAATTATAGTATGAATAATTATAAAAATGAAAATTATTCTAATAAAGATAGTTTAATAATCTTAGAAACTCAAAGAAATGTAGAAAAAATTACAGATTTATCAAAAAAAATAAACGATGCTGAACTCACTCCGGCATTAAAAGAAATGATATCAATATTAGAAGAAATGGTAAATTACAGCAAGGTAAATAAAGAGGGAGAGAAAAAACTTGAAAAAATTAATGAGTATCATCTTCCAACCGCTGTAAAAATGCTTAATTCATATATAGATTTCTGCAATTTTCCTGTAAAAAATGCTAATATGGAAAAAACAGCTCAGGAAATAGAAGATGTTATAATAAAATTAAATGAAGCGTTAAAAAGTATGCTTGTAGAAATGAATCAGAATAAACTAATGGATATAAACAGCGATATAGATGTATTAAAAACTATGCTTGAAAAAGATGGTTTATAA
- a CDS encoding tetratricopeptide repeat protein — MDKKLLEKIETLHNNDEHYRIIEIVYSMEESERDYDAISLLARALNNTQNYDEALDNLMYIREDGIDDPLWNFRAGYSYFYKNEKDKAKQYFYKTIELMDGHKNIEIEESAKRLYTLCFEDDDNGINFIERINLFWKWFEENEAYISSMIENNHDDLVNFVSSGVKIISDNISFNINKNYEFIFTVDGKNYLFYLIPKVISSMPYKLKEKWTFLPYLPSSEGINFSIEVQNKKIEMQEVLIKIEFDEENDKFDLIFYNTELNNLDKEEAYNIFFIMMENSIGEGLSRIYIRYVDISSNKLYNMISLTELEEYIKKTLQFYRKEFIRDPLKQYFSYTFEPKNIDILRYDIIAGNTLYYETINDYYNENVYDIVEISKCGARALFLSYTYDDENDNDEIRREILNERYEILERLEKEVLGYRGKDIGLLLGGAIGINNIYIDLIVYDEDEFINRAKILLAEYDRNFYISKLRKYSEIKNIFDY, encoded by the coding sequence ATGGATAAAAAATTATTAGAAAAAATAGAGACTTTACATAATAATGACGAACATTATAGAATAATAGAGATTGTATATTCTATGGAGGAATCAGAGAGAGATTATGATGCTATATCATTACTTGCAAGGGCTTTGAATAATACTCAAAATTATGATGAAGCATTGGATAATCTTATGTATATTAGAGAGGACGGAATAGATGATCCTTTATGGAATTTCAGGGCAGGGTATTCTTATTTTTATAAAAATGAAAAAGATAAAGCAAAACAATATTTTTATAAAACTATAGAACTTATGGACGGACATAAAAATATAGAAATAGAAGAATCAGCTAAAAGATTATATACTTTATGTTTTGAAGATGATGATAATGGTATAAATTTTATAGAAAGAATTAATCTATTTTGGAAATGGTTTGAAGAAAATGAAGCATATATTTCAAGTATGATTGAAAATAATCATGATGATTTGGTTAATTTTGTTTCAAGCGGAGTTAAAATTATATCAGATAATATATCATTTAATATTAATAAAAATTATGAGTTTATTTTTACTGTAGACGGGAAAAATTATCTTTTTTATCTTATACCTAAAGTAATATCTTCTATGCCTTATAAATTAAAAGAAAAATGGACTTTTTTGCCTTATCTTCCTAGTTCTGAGGGGATTAATTTTTCTATAGAGGTTCAAAATAAAAAGATAGAAATGCAGGAAGTTCTTATAAAAATAGAGTTTGATGAAGAAAATGATAAATTCGATTTGATATTTTATAATACGGAATTAAATAATTTGGATAAAGAAGAAGCGTATAATATATTTTTTATTATGATGGAAAATTCTATAGGGGAGGGATTGTCTAGGATATATATAAGATATGTTGATATAAGCAGCAATAAACTATATAATATGATATCTCTTACAGAACTTGAAGAGTATATAAAAAAGACATTACAGTTTTACAGAAAAGAATTTATAAGAGATCCTCTAAAACAGTATTTTTCATATACTTTTGAACCTAAAAATATTGATATACTTAGGTATGACATAATAGCTGGAAATACTTTATATTATGAAACTATTAATGATTATTATAATGAAAATGTTTATGATATAGTAGAAATATCAAAATGCGGTGCAAGGGCTTTGTTTTTAAGTTATACTTATGATGATGAAAATGATAATGATGAGATAAGAAGAGAAATACTTAATGAAAGATATGAGATACTTGAAAGATTAGAAAAGGAAGTTTTGGGTTATAGGGGAAAGGATATAGGGCTTTTACTTGGCGGAGCCATTGGTATAAATAATATTTATATAGATTTAATAGTTTATGATGAAGATGAGTTTATAAATAGGGCTAAGATACTTTTAGCAGAATATGACAGAAATTTTTATATATCTAAACTTAGAAAATATTCGGAAATAAAAAATATATTTGATTATTAA
- a CDS encoding nitroreductase family protein: MSEDILFTRRSIRKYIKGKQVEDEKVEYMLKAAMYAPSANNRRNWEFIVIKNRDTLDKIMDFHPYAKMLETAPMAIIICGDLSDESGKLYWQQNCSAALENMMLAAKAKDLGTVWIGLAPREERMNEVIKLFNLPEHIKPLGMVVVGYADGEPQMPDRFEPNKIHYEKY; this comes from the coding sequence ATGAGCGAAGATATTCTTTTTACAAGAAGAAGCATAAGAAAATACATCAAAGGCAAACAAGTTGAAGATGAAAAGGTAGAATATATGCTTAAAGCTGCTATGTATGCTCCTTCAGCTAATAATAGGAGAAATTGGGAGTTTATCGTTATAAAAAATAGAGATACACTTGATAAAATAATGGATTTTCACCCATATGCTAAAATGCTTGAAACTGCTCCTATGGCTATTATTATATGCGGAGATTTATCTGATGAGTCTGGTAAACTTTATTGGCAGCAGAACTGTTCGGCTGCTTTGGAAAATATGATGCTTGCTGCTAAGGCTAAAGATTTGGGTACTGTATGGATTGGGCTTGCTCCGCGTGAAGAGAGAATGAATGAGGTTATAAAATTATTTAATTTACCAGAACATATTAAGCCTTTGGGAATGGTAGTTGTAGGGTATGCTGACGGAGAACCCCAAATGCCTGATAGATTTGAACCTAATAAAATACACTATGAAAAATATTAA
- a CDS encoding BsaWI family type II restriction enzyme, translating to MINKEELKEIQEIESKYYMIPLIKRLSNYAINNNWILAFNYLYNVIVDSKEDVEILIENRIKNNEIKDKSQARKSIAGNAFQSILIYTFLKCKENNLIRNDIFITSKKNKLDFLNDLYTIKVGEETQKPDCDIVIYKLDKTNNLQSCLILSLKTSLRERAGQTYKWKLLMEIAIDDSNKIKDKYELEYNPKVKPYVGFVTVNFYNEINNPQQRGMFKFFDKAFIAKQLDNYSFISPLSSIVDFLNKDF from the coding sequence ATGATTAACAAAGAAGAATTAAAAGAAATACAAGAAATAGAATCTAAATATTATATGATTCCTCTAATTAAAAGACTAAGTAATTATGCAATAAATAATAATTGGATATTAGCTTTCAACTACTTATATAATGTTATAGTAGATTCCAAAGAAGATGTTGAAATATTAATAGAAAATCGTATTAAAAATAATGAAATAAAAGACAAAAGTCAAGCAAGAAAATCAATAGCAGGTAATGCATTTCAATCTATATTAATATATACATTTCTTAAATGTAAAGAAAATAACTTAATAAGAAATGATATTTTTATAACATCTAAAAAAAATAAATTAGATTTCCTAAATGATTTATATACAATAAAAGTTGGTGAAGAAACTCAAAAACCAGATTGTGATATTGTAATATATAAATTGGATAAAACTAATAATTTACAATCATGCTTAATACTATCTTTAAAGACTTCATTAAGAGAAAGAGCAGGTCAAACTTATAAGTGGAAATTGTTAATGGAAATAGCAATAGATGATAGTAATAAGATTAAAGATAAATATGAATTAGAATACAATCCAAAGGTAAAACCTTATGTTGGATTTGTCACAGTAAATTTTTATAATGAAATAAATAATCCACAGCAAAGAGGAATGTTTAAATTTTTTGATAAAGCTTTTATAGCAAAACAATTAGATAATTATAGTTTTATATCCCCTCTTTCAAGTATAGTCGATTTTTTAAATAAGGATTTTTAA
- the rplU gene encoding 50S ribosomal protein L21, with amino-acid sequence MYAIVEVKGKQYKVEKGQDILVEYLGDEAKDAPEIKTLLLKKDDESVLVGTPYVEGVKVSSKIIEMMKGDKVVIGKHKRRKDYRRKTGHRHKYHKITIEDISL; translated from the coding sequence ATGTATGCAATTGTAGAAGTAAAAGGCAAACAATATAAGGTAGAAAAAGGCCAGGATATCTTAGTAGAATATCTAGGCGATGAAGCTAAAGATGCTCCGGAAATAAAAACACTGCTTCTCAAAAAAGATGATGAAAGTGTTTTAGTGGGTACTCCTTATGTTGAAGGCGTAAAAGTAAGTTCTAAAATAATAGAAATGATGAAAGGCGATAAAGTAGTTATAGGAAAACATAAAAGAAGAAAAGACTACAGAAGAAAAACAGGTCATAGACATAAATACCATAAAATCACTATTGAAGATATATCTCTTTAA
- the selD gene encoding selenide, water dikinase SelD has translation MSNITNNSEENKEQIQLLSCALEGGCSAKIPPDLLEKTLAPIMQTKVDSNLLSDVDIGDDAGVYKISDDNAIIFTVDYFPPVIADPYGFGQIAACNAISDIYAMGGEPKLALNITMFPKDDSLNILASILKGGQDKAAEAGVLVVGGHTITDTNVKYGMAVVGFANPNKITTNAAAKEGDIIILTKPLGTGACLAAMRQGLIKEEDIKDVFNSMKTLNKKACAVMNKYNVKCATDITGFGLIGHSYKMAKASDVTIEIQLSALPMFNKSYEVLDMGCIPGAAFTNMRYVGENILADDDVDYNLKMLSFDPQTAGGLFICADKNNAENILADLWREGIDCASIIGKVHKKEKEYIHLVK, from the coding sequence ATGTCAAATATTACAAATAATTCGGAAGAAAATAAAGAACAAATTCAGCTTTTATCATGTGCTTTGGAAGGAGGCTGTTCAGCTAAAATTCCTCCAGACCTGCTTGAAAAAACTCTAGCTCCAATAATGCAGACTAAGGTAGACTCTAATCTACTTTCTGATGTAGATATAGGAGATGATGCGGGAGTTTATAAAATCTCTGATGATAATGCTATAATATTTACAGTAGACTATTTCCCTCCTGTTATAGCAGACCCTTACGGATTTGGTCAGATTGCTGCCTGCAATGCCATAAGTGATATATACGCTATGGGAGGAGAACCTAAACTAGCTTTAAATATCACAATGTTTCCTAAAGATGATTCATTAAATATATTAGCAAGCATATTAAAAGGCGGTCAGGATAAGGCTGCAGAAGCAGGAGTATTGGTTGTAGGAGGACATACTATAACAGACACCAATGTAAAATATGGAATGGCTGTTGTAGGCTTTGCTAATCCTAATAAAATTACAACAAATGCTGCTGCTAAAGAAGGAGATATAATTATACTTACTAAACCGCTTGGTACAGGTGCTTGTCTTGCTGCTATGAGGCAGGGACTTATAAAAGAAGAAGATATAAAAGATGTTTTTAACTCTATGAAAACATTAAACAAAAAAGCATGTGCTGTTATGAACAAATATAATGTTAAATGTGCTACTGATATTACAGGATTTGGACTTATAGGACATTCATACAAAATGGCTAAAGCAAGCGATGTTACAATAGAAATACAGTTATCTGCTTTACCTATGTTTAATAAAAGCTATGAAGTACTTGATATGGGCTGCATACCTGGTGCTGCTTTTACTAATATGCGTTATGTAGGGGAAAATATATTAGCAGATGATGATGTTGACTATAATTTAAAAATGCTCTCTTTTGACCCTCAGACAGCAGGAGGTTTATTTATATGTGCTGATAAAAATAATGCAGAAAATATTCTTGCTGATTTATGGAGAGAAGGAATTGACTGTGCTTCCATAATAGGTAAAGTTCATAAAAAAGAAAAAGAATACATACATTTGGTTAAATAA
- the rpmA gene encoding 50S ribosomal protein L27, producing the protein MAHKKGGGSSKNGRDSQSKRLGVKVYGGQKVISGNIIVRQRGTQFHAGNNVDIGRDHTIFATASGYVKFHTNKFGKKTISVVAE; encoded by the coding sequence ATGGCACATAAAAAAGGCGGAGGAAGTTCCAAAAACGGACGCGACAGCCAATCTAAACGCTTAGGTGTTAAAGTTTACGGCGGTCAAAAAGTTATATCAGGCAACATTATAGTTAGACAACGCGGTACTCAGTTCCATGCAGGAAACAATGTTGATATAGGCAGAGATCATACTATATTCGCTACCGCTTCTGGTTATGTTAAGTTCCATACTAACAAATTTGGAAAGAAAACTATTTCAGTTGTTGCTGAATAA